The following proteins come from a genomic window of Rhodohalobacter sp. 614A:
- the hisG gene encoding ATP phosphoribosyltransferase → MRTLDSTTSLRIAVQKSGRLTDKTLNLLEGIGLKFDDYKRSLLVKCLNFDVELLLIRDDDIPEYVQDGVCDLGFVGANVVEEDQVDVDILHGLNYGVCRLSLAVPKNGDIKKPEDFAGKKIATSYPGITKRYFEEKNIDVKVITLSGSVEIAPRLEIADAICDLVSTGNTLKANGLIELINIFDSETQLIRTKKPLSEGKSQLIEKIIQRIEGYQKAGKSRYIMMNAPQEAVEQIKEIIPSLKSPTVMPLADNGMVAIHTVVPLSTFWDVMERLKEAGATGIVMLPIESMIA, encoded by the coding sequence ATGAGAACTCTCGATTCTACTACCTCACTACGAATTGCCGTCCAAAAAAGCGGACGACTGACCGATAAAACGTTAAACTTGTTGGAAGGAATTGGACTAAAGTTTGACGACTACAAACGAAGTCTGCTTGTCAAATGCCTCAATTTTGACGTAGAACTCCTGCTAATTCGCGATGATGATATCCCGGAATATGTTCAGGATGGCGTTTGCGATCTTGGCTTTGTGGGAGCCAATGTTGTGGAAGAAGACCAGGTAGACGTAGATATTTTACACGGATTGAATTATGGCGTATGCCGGCTTTCTCTGGCTGTTCCCAAAAACGGAGACATCAAAAAACCGGAAGATTTTGCCGGTAAAAAAATTGCCACGAGTTATCCCGGTATCACAAAACGTTATTTTGAAGAGAAAAACATTGACGTAAAAGTGATTACTCTTTCAGGATCTGTGGAAATTGCTCCCCGCCTGGAAATTGCCGATGCCATTTGTGATTTGGTTTCTACCGGTAACACGCTCAAAGCAAATGGCTTGATTGAACTGATCAATATTTTTGATTCAGAAACCCAACTGATCAGAACCAAAAAACCTCTCTCAGAAGGAAAAAGTCAGCTCATTGAAAAAATAATCCAACGAATTGAAGGGTATCAAAAAGCGGGCAAAAGCAGGTATATTATGATGAATGCCCCACAGGAAGCTGTTGAGCAAATCAAGGAAATCATTCCTTCACTCAAAAGCCCGACTGTTATGCCCCTTGCAGATAACGGAATGGTTGCAATCCACACGGTTGTTCCATTATCAACATTCTGGGATGTGATGGAACGCCTGAAAGAAGCCGGTGCCACCGGAATTGTGATGTTACCCATAGAAAGTATGATCGCTTAA